In one Alteribacter lacisalsi genomic region, the following are encoded:
- a CDS encoding dihydrodipicolinate synthase family protein translates to MDKKVNRFTGVIPPVSTIVTEEGNLDEKGMGLLIDNLIERGVDGLFFLGTGGEFSQMTFEQRRQVAEFAVKTVDGRVPVLIGTGATSTREVVELNSHAHEIGADGVVIINPYYVKLSEENLFHHFSTAAAASKLPVLLYNFPLLTDQDLSTDFVLRLVNEHENIVGIKETVKDIGHIRDMILNVKAQHPGFSVFCGFEDLFLNTLSLGGDGIIGATGNFAPEPAIEMFRTYWEGDLHRALKLNETLAYLPELYSLDSPFMNVIKEAVSMVGLDISTAVLAPSRSLPEEKKEKLSAILNSAGVLQPQNANQSTE, encoded by the coding sequence ATGGATAAGAAGGTGAACCGCTTTACCGGGGTAATCCCGCCGGTATCCACGATCGTGACAGAAGAGGGAAACCTCGATGAAAAAGGAATGGGACTGTTAATTGATAACCTGATTGAAAGAGGCGTGGACGGTCTGTTCTTTTTAGGAACAGGCGGTGAATTCAGCCAGATGACTTTTGAGCAGCGCAGACAGGTAGCTGAATTTGCTGTGAAAACAGTCGACGGCAGGGTGCCGGTCCTGATTGGTACGGGGGCCACGAGTACCCGGGAGGTAGTGGAGCTTAACAGTCATGCCCATGAAATCGGGGCTGATGGTGTTGTCATTATTAATCCCTACTACGTGAAACTGTCAGAAGAAAACCTTTTTCACCATTTCAGTACGGCAGCGGCAGCTTCAAAGCTTCCGGTCCTGCTTTATAATTTTCCTCTGCTTACAGACCAGGACCTGAGTACGGATTTTGTCCTGAGACTGGTAAATGAACATGAAAATATCGTTGGAATTAAGGAAACGGTCAAAGACATTGGCCACATCCGGGATATGATTCTCAATGTAAAGGCGCAGCATCCCGGTTTCAGTGTTTTTTGCGGATTTGAAGACCTGTTTCTAAATACACTGAGCCTTGGCGGCGACGGCATCATCGGGGCCACGGGGAATTTTGCACCTGAACCGGCAATAGAGATGTTCCGGACGTATTGGGAGGGAGATCTGCACCGAGCCTTAAAGCTTAACGAAACACTGGCATATCTGCCGGAACTTTATTCACTAGACTCGCCATTTATGAATGTCATCAAAGAAGCAGTTTCCATGGTCGGGCTGGACATTTCCACAGCTGTTCTCGCTCCGTCCCGCAGCCTTCCTGAAGAGAAAAAAGAAAAACTCAGTGCGATTCTTAACAGTGCCGGTGTCCTTCAGCCCCAAAATGCAAATCAATCAACTGAATAA